The Sulfurihydrogenibium sp. genome contains a region encoding:
- the glnD gene encoding [protein-PII] uridylyltransferase yields the protein METALEVNKKQHILDNYNKAKKELIAKHYAGESALTIVKELSDLTDQTIKEFARISFPNLNEISIIVLGGYGRRELCFKSDIDISIVYDTEDIESLKVGIENFYYCLLDLKCDIGFSPRNIKTFLDLSKEDLTVATALLQGRFLCGNEDIYKTLSEKFKKLIRSKRKAYIEATLKARKVRYSNTGSSIYLMEPHVKEGEGGLRDFHEVFWIAKVLDDVNDYRYFVEKNIILEEEYIELMNAYDFLLRIRNQMHLLCNKKCDVLTFALQEEVAKKIGYAPENADYEALRDSVERMMKLYYLNARSINNITNRILKNLTESESPYEEYIPIDDVFIRTSSEIDVLNSKKFEKEPEKNILKAFKYFKKYGLNFSSNLEYLLRKNERFLKGKKLSDDLKEIVREIFSSINNLPKTLKRMQDFYVLDDLIPEFGFQRCHFQYDHYHKYTTDAHAIKALEELENLPKIDSFQKIKIFEIYKEIQRKDLLIWAIFLHDIGKGHKADHSVLGAEMARDILDRFGYPLKDIETVSFLVRHHLDMAHISQRRNLHEPRVIEDFVKVIKNKELLNMLTVLTWCDANAVGSGAWNDWKFALLMELYNKASEYLESSSIEDLEAQIQKRFEDKKRKLLELLTLELSKEKAEFHLNRLSDYYILSTPLQDIVKHIKLEDKLIEENLTLTTTFEKNIGAGYSDVVIAVKNIENPLLIITGILTYLNINILTVYSFERKDGIYLIETQISTSSLEAIDEQKFEKFLNLLLKVVNGEEKFENLTRKRDRGFRASTVPPPTFVKIDNEMSENYTIFDISGEDRVGLLFDIIKIFSKYDLYVHMVKASTQGLRVRDAFYIRTKNKEKVYDKELLEKVQNEILELLKNG from the coding sequence ATGGAAACGGCATTAGAAGTAAATAAAAAACAACATATTTTAGATAACTACAATAAAGCGAAAAAAGAGCTTATAGCAAAACATTATGCTGGAGAAAGTGCACTAACAATTGTTAAAGAGTTATCGGACTTAACAGACCAAACAATCAAAGAGTTTGCAAGAATTTCTTTTCCAAATCTTAATGAGATATCAATTATAGTCCTTGGTGGATATGGAAGAAGAGAGCTATGTTTTAAATCTGATATAGATATCTCAATAGTCTATGACACAGAAGATATAGAAAGTCTAAAAGTTGGCATAGAAAATTTTTACTATTGTTTGCTGGATTTAAAATGCGACATTGGATTTTCTCCAAGAAATATTAAAACTTTTTTAGATTTGTCAAAAGAAGATTTAACAGTAGCAACAGCACTACTTCAAGGTAGATTTCTATGTGGAAATGAAGATATATATAAAACATTGTCAGAAAAATTTAAAAAACTAATAAGGTCTAAAAGAAAAGCATACATAGAAGCTACGCTAAAAGCAAGGAAGGTTAGATACAGCAACACAGGAAGTAGCATTTATCTGATGGAGCCGCATGTTAAAGAAGGCGAAGGTGGTCTTAGGGATTTTCATGAAGTATTTTGGATAGCGAAAGTTTTAGATGATGTTAACGATTATAGATACTTTGTAGAAAAAAACATAATCCTTGAAGAAGAATATATAGAATTGATGAATGCTTATGATTTTCTTTTAAGAATAAGAAATCAGATGCATCTATTATGCAATAAAAAATGTGATGTTTTAACATTTGCATTACAGGAGGAAGTAGCTAAAAAGATTGGTTATGCTCCTGAAAATGCAGATTATGAAGCATTAAGAGATAGCGTTGAAAGAATGATGAAACTTTACTATTTGAACGCAAGGTCGATCAATAACATAACAAACAGAATACTAAAAAATCTTACAGAGTCAGAAAGTCCATACGAAGAATATATTCCAATTGATGATGTGTTTATAAGAACATCTTCTGAAATAGATGTTTTAAACTCTAAAAAGTTTGAAAAAGAGCCGGAGAAAAACATCCTAAAGGCTTTTAAATACTTTAAAAAATACGGCTTGAATTTTTCTTCTAATCTTGAATATTTGCTTAGAAAAAATGAAAGATTTTTAAAAGGTAAAAAACTATCTGATGACCTAAAAGAGATTGTTAGAGAAATATTTTCTTCTATAAACAACCTTCCAAAAACGCTAAAAAGAATGCAAGATTTTTATGTCCTTGATGATTTAATTCCTGAGTTTGGATTTCAAAGATGCCATTTCCAATACGACCATTATCATAAGTATACAACCGATGCCCATGCTATCAAAGCTTTAGAAGAGTTAGAAAACCTTCCTAAGATTGACAGCTTTCAAAAAATAAAAATCTTTGAGATTTACAAAGAAATCCAAAGAAAAGATTTATTAATCTGGGCGATATTTTTACATGATATCGGAAAAGGACATAAGGCAGACCATAGCGTCCTTGGTGCAGAAATGGCAAGAGATATTTTAGATAGATTTGGATATCCTTTAAAAGATATAGAAACTGTAAGCTTTTTAGTAAGACATCACTTAGATATGGCTCACATTTCACAAAGGAGAAACCTACACGAACCAAGAGTTATTGAAGATTTCGTTAAAGTTATCAAAAACAAAGAACTTTTAAACATGCTAACAGTTTTAACATGGTGTGATGCAAACGCTGTAGGCTCTGGAGCTTGGAACGACTGGAAGTTTGCATTATTGATGGAACTTTACAACAAAGCTTCTGAATATTTAGAAAGCAGCAGCATCGAAGATTTAGAAGCGCAAATTCAAAAGAGATTTGAAGATAAAAAGCGAAAACTCCTTGAACTTTTAACCTTAGAGCTTTCTAAAGAAAAAGCAGAATTTCATCTAAACAGACTTTCAGATTACTATATTTTATCTACACCACTACAAGATATAGTAAAACATATAAAGTTAGAAGATAAGCTTATAGAAGAAAATCTTACACTTACTACCACATTTGAGAAAAACATAGGAGCAGGATATTCCGATGTTGTAATAGCCGTTAAAAACATAGAAAATCCACTACTAATAATCACTGGAATTTTAACTTACTTAAACATTAACATTCTTACTGTGTACAGCTTTGAAAGAAAAGATGGAATATACCTTATAGAAACTCAAATTTCAACCTCAAGCTTAGAAGCTATTGATGAGCAAAAATTTGAAAAATTCTTAAACTTACTTTTAAAAGTAGTTAACGGAGAAGAAAAGTTTGAAAACCTAACAAGAAAAAGAGACAGAGGATTTAGAGCTTCTACCGTTCCACCACCTACATTTGTAAAAATAGACAATGAAATGTCAGAAAATTACACAATCTTTGATATTTCTGGAGAAGATAGAGTTGGGCTGCTTTTTGATATAATCAAAATATTCTCAAAGTACGATTTATACGTTCATATGGTAAAAGCTTCAACGCAGGGTTTGAGAGTTAGAGATGCTTTTTATATTAGAACAAAAAATAAAGAGAAAGTTTATGACAAGGAGCTTCTGGAAAAAGTTCAAAATGAGATATTGGAGCTGTTAAAAAATGGCTAG
- the miaA gene encoding tRNA (adenosine(37)-N6)-dimethylallyltransferase MiaA: protein MIVIAGATATGKTELGIKLAKLLDGEVISADSMMVYKYMDIGTAKPSVEEREGIEHYVIDVILPSQNYSVKEYIEDFDKAVQKIREKGKIPIVVGGTWLYIQGALYGLSDAPESDWTLREKLNSLDNLELYTQLQKVDPEYANKIHVNDKRRIVRALEVYYLTGKPFSFFINQHNFKSKRYNFMGFILERDRQELMDRIEIRVEKMFEKGLVEEVKKLVDMGFKDSLTSMQAIGYKEILPYLDKKISLEDAKKCIIENTKDFAKRQIRTFRNKTDFEKIEASKFEVNEILDYIYRKYNQEVRHVSTR, encoded by the coding sequence ATGATAGTTATAGCAGGAGCAACAGCAACGGGAAAAACAGAGCTTGGTATTAAGCTTGCAAAACTTTTAGATGGAGAAGTAATTAGTGCAGACTCTATGATGGTTTATAAGTATATGGATATTGGAACGGCAAAGCCATCTGTTGAAGAAAGAGAAGGAATTGAGCATTATGTTATAGATGTAATCTTACCTTCTCAAAACTACTCTGTGAAAGAGTATATTGAAGATTTTGATAAAGCTGTCCAAAAAATTAGAGAAAAAGGCAAAATACCAATAGTAGTGGGCGGTACTTGGCTATACATTCAAGGAGCTTTATATGGCTTATCAGATGCACCAGAAAGTGATTGGACTTTAAGAGAAAAATTAAACAGCTTAGATAATTTAGAGCTTTATACACAGTTGCAAAAAGTAGACCCAGAGTATGCAAACAAAATACACGTAAATGATAAAAGAAGAATTGTTAGAGCATTAGAAGTGTATTACCTTACAGGAAAACCGTTTTCTTTTTTCATAAATCAACATAATTTTAAATCAAAAAGGTATAACTTTATGGGCTTTATTCTTGAAAGAGACAGACAGGAGCTTATGGATAGAATAGAGATAAGAGTTGAAAAAATGTTTGAAAAAGGTCTTGTCGAAGAAGTTAAAAAGCTTGTAGATATGGGATTTAAAGACAGTTTAACATCAATGCAGGCAATAGGATACAAAGAAATTTTACCTTACTTAGATAAAAAAATCTCACTTGAAGATGCTAAAAAATGTATAATAGAAAATACTAAGGATTTTGCAAAAAGACAAATCAGAACCTTTAGAAATAAAACAGATTTTGAAAAAATAGAAGCATCTAAATTTGAAGTTAATGAGATATTAGACTATATTTATAGAAAATATAACCAGGAGGTAAGACATGTCAGTACAAGATGA
- the hflX gene encoding GTPase HflX, translated as MKVVIVAVNLNDKEEDFEYKIQELEGLVEAAGGTVVGKVYQKRESPDPAYFIGRGKVKEIAQLVEGIGADTVVFNVNLSPVQISNLSKELNVEVLDRTDLILKIFLNNARTKQAKLQVELAYLQHQLPRVYGGKGKELSRIGGGMKTKGAGEKLGEIKTRTIKDRINKIKKQLKEIEKQREEQRKSREDNPNILKVSLAGYTNAGKSSLLKRLTKRDVFISDQLFATLDTKTSLIYYPDIKKKVLITDTVGFVEDMPSEIMDAFMTTLKEIEDADVILHVIDISDKNWMKKKTTVENVLKQLKLQDKPIITVFNKIDKVVPSKDLIEEDVMENTITISAEKGWNIDKLFDILKKYAKQKEENHGLCFLQNSQ; from the coding sequence GTGAAGGTAGTAATAGTAGCAGTAAATCTAAACGATAAAGAAGAAGACTTTGAATATAAAATTCAAGAGCTTGAGGGTTTGGTAGAGGCAGCAGGTGGAACCGTTGTAGGTAAAGTGTATCAAAAAAGAGAATCTCCAGACCCTGCCTATTTTATAGGTCGTGGAAAGGTAAAAGAGATAGCCCAGCTTGTTGAAGGAATAGGAGCAGATACTGTTGTTTTTAATGTAAATTTATCACCTGTTCAAATATCTAACTTATCTAAGGAATTAAATGTGGAAGTTCTTGATAGAACAGATTTAATTCTTAAAATTTTCTTGAATAATGCAAGAACAAAACAGGCAAAACTCCAAGTAGAGCTTGCATACTTGCAACATCAGCTTCCAAGAGTTTATGGCGGAAAAGGAAAAGAGCTTTCAAGAATTGGCGGTGGTATGAAGACAAAAGGAGCCGGTGAAAAGCTTGGAGAGATAAAAACAAGAACGATCAAAGATAGAATAAACAAAATTAAAAAACAACTTAAAGAAATAGAAAAGCAAAGAGAAGAACAAAGAAAATCAAGAGAAGATAATCCAAACATACTAAAAGTTTCTCTTGCAGGATATACAAACGCAGGCAAGTCTTCACTTTTAAAAAGACTTACAAAAAGAGATGTATTCATATCTGACCAGCTTTTTGCAACTCTTGACACAAAAACATCTTTAATCTACTATCCTGATATAAAAAAGAAAGTTTTAATAACAGATACAGTTGGATTTGTTGAAGATATGCCATCTGAAATAATGGATGCATTCATGACAACCTTAAAAGAAATAGAAGATGCAGATGTTATTCTTCATGTGATTGATATTTCAGATAAAAATTGGATGAAAAAGAAAACAACCGTTGAAAACGTATTAAAACAGTTAAAACTTCAAGATAAACCAATTATAACAGTTTTTAACAAGATTGATAAAGTCGTTCCATCAAAAGATTTGATCGAAGAAGATGTAATGGAAAATACCATAACTATATCAGCAGAAAAAGGATGGAATATAGATAAACTTTTTGATATACTTAAAAAATATGCAAAACAAAAGGAGGAAAACCATGGATTGTGTTTTTTGCAAAATAGTCAATAA
- the hfq gene encoding RNA chaperone Hfq: MSVQDEILNEYRKEGKEVTIYLIRGTRIVGKIIDADQFTILVDVNGQQQLIYKHAISTIVVE; the protein is encoded by the coding sequence ATGTCAGTACAAGATGAAATTTTAAACGAGTATAGAAAAGAAGGTAAAGAAGTGACAATTTACTTAATTAGAGGAACAAGAATTGTTGGAAAAATAATTGACGCAGACCAATTTACTATTCTTGTTGATGTTAACGGTCAACAGCAACTTATTTATAAACATGCAATTAGTACAATCGTTGTAGAGTAA